In the Engystomops pustulosus chromosome 2, aEngPut4.maternal, whole genome shotgun sequence genome, one interval contains:
- the GTPBP8 gene encoding GTP-binding protein 8, translating into MWTILGSSRLLAACFPVWRPLLRNNTSLASIQTVLKLQEKKCNSVVYPTRDLEKLLSPDIDRSNFRLFDPTIEEITTAESLFRPTAKHVIDFVTSAIRMDHTPELQQPEVCFIGRSNVGKSSLIKALFALVPGIEVRVSKTPGHTKKMNFFKVGKAFTLVDMPGYGYRAPEDFTEMVEAYIQERRNLKRTFLLVDGSIGIQEADLIAIEMCEEFGIPYAMVMTKMDRSRPAVLVTQYMQIHEFIKSQTQGCFPQPFIVSSLHFSGIHLLRCFIAHVTGNLQKVS; encoded by the exons ATGTGGACTATATTAGGGAGCAGCCGTCTGCTCGCCGCATGTTTTCCAGTATGGCGACCGCTGCTGAGAAATAATACAAGTTTAGCTTCTATCCAGACTGTGCTGAAGCTGCAGGAGAAGAAGTGTAACAGCGTTGTCTATCCCACGAGGGACCTGGAGAAACTACTGAGCCCGGACATTGACCGTAGTAACTTCAGACTTTTTGATCCGACAATCGAGGAAATAACCACCGCTGAGAGTCTATTTAGGCCGACTGCTAAACATGTCATTGACTTTGTCACCTCTGCTATCAGGATGGATCATACACCCGAGCTGCAGCAGCCAGAG GTCTGCTTCATAGGGAGAAGTAATGTGGGGAAATCCTCTCTGATCAAGGCCTTGTTTGCTCTAGTTCCAGGAATTGAAGTGAGAGTCTCCAAAACTCCG GGCCACAcaaagaaaatgaactttttcaaaGTGGGAAAAGCCTTCACTCTGGTGGACATGCCGGGCTACGGCTATAGAGCCCCTGAGGACTTCACAGAAATGGTGGAAGCCTATATACAGGAGCGACGCAA CCTAAAAAGAACATTCCTGCTGGTGGACGGGTCGATCGGGATTCAGGAAGCGGATCTTATCGCTatagagatgtgtgaggagtTTGGAATTCCTTATGCT ATGGTCATGACAAAGATGGACAGATCCCGGCCGGCTGTCTTGGTCACGCAGTACATGCAGATTCATGAATTTATCAAGTCTCAGACGCAGGGCTGCTTCCCACAACCTTTCATAGTCAG CTCTCTCCATTTCtcagggattcatctcctcagATGTTTCATCGCCCACGTAACAGGAAACCTTCAGAAAGTCAGCTAA